From the genome of Labedella gwakjiensis:
CATCGGCCCCATGGCCCTCGTCTACCGCGAGGACGTCTTCGCCGAGTACGGCGTCGAGGCCCCGCTCACGTGGGACGACTTCCGCACGGCGGCCGAGACGATCAAGGCTCAGAACCCCGACCTCACGCTCGCATCGCTCAGCACCGACGGTTGGGGCTGGTACGCCCCCGTCGCCGCGCAGGCCGGCGAGGACTGGTGGTCCGTGAGCGGCGACACCTGGACCGTCAACATCGACGGCGAGAAGTCGCGCGAGGTCATGGACTTCTTCCAGGGCATGTACGACGACGGCCTCATCGCGGCCGACCCGATCCTCACGCCCGAGTACAACAAGGAACTCAACGACGGCACGATGCTCTCCTGGCCGTCCGCCGTGTGGGCACCGGGCGTGATCGAGGGCGTCGCCCCCGACACCGCCGGCAAGTGGGCCCTCGCGCCGCTCCCCCGCTGGGAGGCCGACGACCCCACCGTCTCCTTCCAGGGCGGGTCGTCCGTCATCGTCACGTCCACGAGCGAGCACCCCGAGGAGGCCGCCGAGTTCGCCAAGTGGCTGAACGCGAGCGAAGAGGGATCCGAGATGGTCCTCAACGTTCAGAACGCCTACCCGGCCGCACTCTCCGCCCAGGAGATCGCCACCGAGCAGGAGCCGCCCACGCTCATGCCGCAGCAGACCGACTACTACGAGGTCGTCGCCGAGATCTCGAAGAACACGAAGCCCGTCACGTGGGGCCCGAACACCGACGTGGCCGCCGCCGCCTTCACGGACGCCATGAACGCCGCCGTCGCGAACGGCACCTCGTGGGCTGACGCCCTCACGGCGACGCAGAAGGCCGTGGTCGAGGACATGAAGAAGCAGGGCTTCAACGTGAAGGAAGGCAACTGATTCCGGGGGCGAGGCCCTGACCGGAGGAACACCATGACAGACGCCACACTCGTCACGACCGACTCGGTCGGGGCCCCAGCGGTCCCCGCTCCGATCGACAAGCACCGCCCGAAGCGACCGGGGCGCCGCTCAGCGCTCCGGTCGCGGGTCGCCCCGTACCTCTTCAGCGCCCCGGCGATGATCCTGTACGTGCTGTTCACGGTGATCCCGCTCGGCTACGCACTGGGGATGAGCTTCTTCGCCCAGCGCCAGGTCGGCGGCGGGATCCTCTCGACGAAGCAGACGATCTTCGTGGGGTTCGAGAACTACGCGGAGGTGCTCGCCGACGCGAGCCTCCTCGCGGGTCTCGGACGCCTGTCGATCTACGGCATCATCGCTGTTCCTCTGACTCTGGGCCTCGCCCTCCTCTTCGCCCTCCTGCTCGACTCGCAGGCCACCCGCTTCACACGCTTCGGACGCACGGCGATCTTCATCCCGTACGCCGTGCCGGGCGTGGTCGCGGCTCTCATGTGGGGCTTCATGTACCTGCCCAGCACGAGCCCGTTCTCGTATGTGACCCGCTCGCTCGGACTCGGGACCATTCCGTTCTTCGACGCCCAGAACCTCTACGGCTCGATCGCGAACATCACGATCTGGGGCGGCATCGGGTTCAACATGCTCGTCATCTACACGGCCCTCCGCAGCATCCCGAACGAACTCGTCGAGGCCGCGCGCATCGACGGGGCGAGCGAGACGCAGATCGCCCTCCGGATCAAGGTCCCGCTCGTCGGGCCCGCTCTCATCCTCACCGCGATCTTCGCGCTGCTCGGGGCGCTCCAGCTGTACGGCGAGCCCGCCATGCTGAAGCCGCTCACGAACAACATCTCCACCACGTGGGCGCCGCTCATGTCCATCTATCGCGACGCGTTCCTCCTCGACAACTTGCCGTCGGCCGCGGCGTCGTCGATGATCCTCGCGATCGGCACGGCGCTCGTGTCGCTCGCCGTCCTCGCCGTCGTCCGTCGCATCAGCAGAAGGGGAATGGCATGACCGCGCTCAGCTCTTCCATCCGGAGACGCCGCCTGCCCGCCGAGCGGAAGCGGCTCCTCCCCACGATCCTGCTGCTCATCGGCGCGATCTACTGCCTCATCCCCGTCGCGTGGGTCTTCGTGGCCGCGACGAAGGGCACGGGCGAGCTCTTCAACTCGTTCACGTTCGCCCCGGGCACCGGACTCGTCGACAACCTCGTCGCGCTCTTCGCGCACGAGAACGGCGCGTACGGGCTGTGGGCGCTCAACTCCCTGCTCTACGCCGGCGTCGGCGGGCTGCTGTCCACCCTCGTCTCCGCCGCGGCGGGATACGCCCTCGCGAAGTTCGACTTCCCCGGCGGGCGCATCTTCTTCGGCGCCCTGCTCGCCGGGCTGCTCATCCCGGGCATCACGCTCGCGGTTCCGCAGTACCTCCTCATGTCCGACATGGGGCTCGCCGGAACGCAGTGGTCCGTGCTGCTCCCGAGCATCATCAGCCCGTTCGGCATCTACCTCTGCAAGGTGTTCGCCGAGGGGACGATCGCGCAGGAGGCCCTCGAGGCCGCGCGGATCGACGGGGCGAGCGAATGGCGCATCTTCCGCAGCATCGTCCTGCCGCTCATGGTGCCCGGCATGGTCACCGTGTTCCTGCTGCAGTTCGTCGGCATCTGGAACAACTTCCTGCTGCCGTACATCATGCTCGCCGACTCGGCGACGTTCCCGCTCACCGTCGGCCTCAACTCGCTCCTGGAGAAAGGCTCAGGATCCCCGGCCCTCTACTCACTCGCGATCACCGGCGCCGCCGTCGCGATCATTCCCCTCATCGCCCTGGTGCTGTTCCTGCAGCGCTTCTGGCGTCTCGACCTGATCTCCGGAGGAGTCAAAGGATGACCCGTTCGCACACCGACCTCGCATGGCCGACCGATGGACTGAGCTACGGGGGTGACTACAACCCCGAGCAGTGGGACCGGAGCGTCTGGCGTGAAGACGTCGAGCTGATGCGCCGCGCCGGCGTCAACATGGTCTCGCTCGGGATCTTCTCCTGGGGTCTGCTCGAGACGGCCGAGGGCGTGTACGACTGGGAGTGGTTCGACGAGATCGTCGACCTCCTCGGCGAGAACGGCATCAGCATCGACCTCGCGACGCCCACGGCGGCGCCGCCGAGCTGGCTGCTCGCCGCGCACCCCGAGTTCCCGCCGATCGACGAGGACATGACGCGGCACTGGCCGGGCGCCCGCCTCGGCTGGTGCCCGAGCAACCCGGACTTCCGCGTGCACGCGCTCCGCATCGTACGGGCCGTCGCCGAACGGTACGGCTCGCGGGAGCACGTCGTGATGTGGCACGTGAGCAACGAGCTCGGCGGAGGCAACGGTCACTGCTACTGCGACGCCTCAGCCGTGTCGTTCCGCCGCTGGGCGCAGAG
Proteins encoded in this window:
- a CDS encoding carbohydrate ABC transporter permease codes for the protein MTALSSSIRRRRLPAERKRLLPTILLLIGAIYCLIPVAWVFVAATKGTGELFNSFTFAPGTGLVDNLVALFAHENGAYGLWALNSLLYAGVGGLLSTLVSAAAGYALAKFDFPGGRIFFGALLAGLLIPGITLAVPQYLLMSDMGLAGTQWSVLLPSIISPFGIYLCKVFAEGTIAQEALEAARIDGASEWRIFRSIVLPLMVPGMVTVFLLQFVGIWNNFLLPYIMLADSATFPLTVGLNSLLEKGSGSPALYSLAITGAAVAIIPLIALVLFLQRFWRLDLISGGVKG
- a CDS encoding carbohydrate ABC transporter permease, producing MTDATLVTTDSVGAPAVPAPIDKHRPKRPGRRSALRSRVAPYLFSAPAMILYVLFTVIPLGYALGMSFFAQRQVGGGILSTKQTIFVGFENYAEVLADASLLAGLGRLSIYGIIAVPLTLGLALLFALLLDSQATRFTRFGRTAIFIPYAVPGVVAALMWGFMYLPSTSPFSYVTRSLGLGTIPFFDAQNLYGSIANITIWGGIGFNMLVIYTALRSIPNELVEAARIDGASETQIALRIKVPLVGPALILTAIFALLGALQLYGEPAMLKPLTNNISTTWAPLMSIYRDAFLLDNLPSAAASSMILAIGTALVSLAVLAVVRRISRRGMA
- a CDS encoding ABC transporter substrate-binding protein, whose translation is MRTSRFTAIALAVGLSTIAVSGCASTGGADSGEPVTLEFWSWAPGSQEEVDAFNAAHPDIQVKYTDAGGGETSSAKLVTSVRAGNAPDVAAVEYTALPRLVVAGVPLDITEYVSDVEDKFAEGTWAQTTFDGHTYGVPQDIGPMALVYREDVFAEYGVEAPLTWDDFRTAAETIKAQNPDLTLASLSTDGWGWYAPVAAQAGEDWWSVSGDTWTVNIDGEKSREVMDFFQGMYDDGLIAADPILTPEYNKELNDGTMLSWPSAVWAPGVIEGVAPDTAGKWALAPLPRWEADDPTVSFQGGSSVIVTSTSEHPEEAAEFAKWLNASEEGSEMVLNVQNAYPAALSAQEIATEQEPPTLMPQQTDYYEVVAEISKNTKPVTWGPNTDVAAAAFTDAMNAAVANGTSWADALTATQKAVVEDMKKQGFNVKEGN